The Streptomyces sp. B3I8 nucleotide sequence GCCACCGCGAACACCCGGCCGTGCCAACCCCGTCCGCCATGCCTGCTCATGTTCCGGTGCTCCGTCCGTGTGTCTTCCGTCGTTCCCGTTGCACCCCAGCAGACGGCACAACAGGGCTTGAGGATCCCGCTGTTACCGATCAAGAACAAATCCGCGGGGAACCGGGGACAACGCGGACGCCACCGCCGCCCTCGGACCGTCCTGGAGGACACCGCCCCCCGCCGTCGCCGGCACCGACTGCCGCCACCAACTGCCGTACCGGCCAAGGGAGTCGTGTGTACACTCGGCCTACCCCCGACGCCGGAGGACATATGACCGCCGCACCGTTGAGCGGAACCGATTTCTCCCCACTGCTGCGCACCGACTTCACCGACGACGCGGCATGGCGGACTCTGCTGGAGTCCATCGAGGACACCCCGACCACCGCGAAGGCCTGGCTGACCGTCATGGTCGACCCGGCCCACGAGGGTCTCTCCGCGGCGGAGCTGCTCGCGCTGGTCCCGGACGGCAGCCGGTACCCGGTGCTCGTCGTGGCCGACCGCGAGACGTTCGTCGGCCACGAGCGCACCCTGCTCCTCATCGACGTCCGGGAGGAGCCGGGGCGCACGTTCCGCGTGGCCGTCCCCGACGCGTTCGCCTCCGTCCTCGGCAACCTGGCCATCGACAATCAGTCGTTCGACGACTACCTCGCCTCCGGCTCCCTCGGCGACGACGGCGTCTACCGTCTCTCCGACCGCCACCGACAGGCCCTCGCCGAACTGCGGGGCGCGGCGCGGCCGCAGGGCGACACGCAGGCCGCCCACGCGTTCGCACGAGTGCGGGGCAGGGTGCCCGGGCCGGGGAATCAGCCCCGCTGACCCCCCGCCGGCCGCCAGGGTGTTCCGCACGGCGGCCGGCGCCGCCTCGCCCGGCACCAGGTGCACGGACAGGCCCGGCAGGGCCGGGAGCGTCGCCCAGCGGGTGACGGGCTCCTCGCAGGGCGGGCCGCCGTGGGGGAAGCGGATGACGCCGTCGGAGTCGACGAAGCAGTCGTGGTTTTGGTGCCGTCCTCGGCGAAGTGGTGCCGGGCGAAGCGCATCGGCAGCACGATCCAGAAGTCCTCGCCGTCGGCCGGTCCTTCCCCCTTCTCGTCGGGGGGACAGCGTCCGGTCACCGCCGCCACCGGCAGTCCGTCACCGGGGAGCCGCTCGCGGGTGTCCACCCGCGGGGCCGGGCGGGTCGCGGGTGTCCGGCCCCGTCCCGTGACGGCCGGACGCCCCCTCAGGCGCTCACGGTTTCCCGTACCGTCGCCGCGAACTCCTCCGTGAGCGGGTGCGTGGGGTGCGCCGGGCGGGCCAGATAGACGGTGGCGGCGGGGGCGTCGCGCACGGGGACGAACCGCACCCCCGGGTGGCTGAAGCTCTGCGCGGTGCCGGACGTGCCGAGGCCGAACGCGCCGCCGGTGGCGATGAGGTTGAGCCACTGGTCCACGTTGCCGACCTCGACGACACGGCCCGGACGGCGCTCCGGGGGCCACAGTTCCGGCGAGGCGGTGCCGGTGTCGGGCCACAGGGCGAGCGGGAGTGCGGCCGGCGGTCCCGGGGTGGAGCGGGCGGGCCGGGCGGTGAGCTCGGCCATCAGCACCGTGTCCCGCTGGGCGAGCGGGTGGTCGTCGGGCAGGGCGGCGACACGGTCCTCCATGTAGAGGGCCTCGGTGCGCAGCAGCGGGCCGGGTGGGCGGGTGCGCAGTACGGCCACGTCGGTGTCGCCGGTGGCCAGCCCCGCGGTGCTGTTGTCCTGCCGCACCACGTCGAGCGGGATGTGCGGGTGCGTACGGCGCCAGGTGCGCAGCAGGGGCACGGTCTGCCGCCCCAGTACCGCGCAGGTGTAACCGAGCCGCAGCGGGCGCACCACCCTACGGGTGTCGGCGAGCGCCGAGTCGAGCCGGGCGAGGATCGCCCGCCCGTGTCCGAGCAGGGTGTTCCCGGCGGGCGTGAGGGCGAGGTGCCGGCTGGAACGGTCGACGAGCTGCACGCCGACACGCGACTCCAGCTGGGCGAGCGTGCGGGACAGGGCGGGCTGCGTCATGTGCAGCCGCGACGCCGCCGCGGTCACGGTGCCCTCCTGGGCCACCGCGTCCAGCGCACGAAGATGGCGGAGCTCCACATCATCCATGCGCACCAAGCATAGACCCTGCCCAAACGGCATTTCCCCGACTCGGGCCGGCCTCCGTAGCGTCTGCGGTGGCCGGGCGACACGCCCGGGACAGCACAACGGCTTTCCGGCATTTCGAGCATTTCGAGCATGAGGAACGGTGGAGCGTGAGAATTCTCCTGATCGGCGCGGGCGGCACGCTGGGCGGCGCGGTGCGCCACGCACTGGTGGAGCGTGGACACGAGGTGATCGGCGTCGGCCGCTCGGGCGGCGACCTCGTCGCCGACGTGACCGACCCCGAGGCGGTGACCCGGCTGTACGCGCAGGCCGGTCCCCTGGACGCGGTGGCGGTCGCGGCGGGCGACGGGGTGTTCCGCCCGCTGGACGAACTGACCCCCGACGACGTGCTGACGACCTTCCGCGGCAAGACGCTCGCCCAACTGGACCTGGTCCGCCAGGGCCTCCGGCACGTGGCGCCGAACGGCTCCTTCACCCTGGTGAGCGGCATCCTGGCCGAGCAGCCCATACCGGCGGGCGCGGCCGCCTCGGCGGCGAACGGCGCGGTGGAGGCGTTCGTCCGCGCCGCGGCGCTCGAACTCCCGCCGCGGCGGATCAACGTCGTCAGCCCGACGGTCGTCGAGGAGTCCCTGGCGGCGTACGGCCCCTTCTTCCCCGGTGTGGAACCGGCCCCCGTCTCCCGCGTGGCGACGGCCTACGTCCGCTCCGTCGAGGGCGCCCAGACGGGGCAGACGTACCGCGTCTGGTGACGCGGCGGCTCCGCGCGTTCAGGGCGTTCCCGTGCCGGGCGCAGGCGGGTTCGGCGGGGTCACCTGCACGAGCCCCGTCTGGTAGGCGATGACGACCAGTTGGGCACGGTCACGGGCGCCCAGTTTCGCCATCGCACGGTAGACGTGGGTGCGGACGGTCAGCGGGCTGAGGACGAGTGTCTCGGCGATCTCCGTGTTGGACATGCCTTCGGCGGCCATCGCCATGATCTCCCGTTCCCGGGCGGTCAGTTCCGACAGCCGGCCGGGTGAGGCGAGCTGCGCGCCGGGGAAGGGGCTCATCAGGAAGTTCGCGATGAGGGTGCGGGTGGCGACGGGGGACAGCAGTGCCTCCCCGGAGGCCACGGTGCGCAGGCCGGCGAGCAGGGTGTCGGTGGTGACGTCCTTGCCGAGGAAGCCGCTGGCACCGGCGTGCAGGGCCCGGGCGACGTACTCCTCCGTCTCGAAGGTGGTCAGGATGAGGACGCGTGTGGCGGACAGTTCCGGATCCGCGCAGAGGATGGACGTGGCGGTGAGCCCGTCCGTGCCGGGCATGCGGATGTCCATGAGGACGATGTCGGGACGGTGCGTCCGGGCCAGGTGCACCGCCTCCGCGCCGTCGGAGGCCTCACCGACCACGGTCATGTCCTCGCAGGAGTCGATCAGCATCCGGAACGTCGCCCGGAGCAGGGTCTGATCGTCGGCGAGCAGCACCTTGATGGTCATGCGTCCTCTCCTGTCACGTCGCCCGTGCCGTTCTCGTCGCCCGTGTCGCCCGCGCCGCCCGTGGTGCTTTCGTCGTCCGCGCCGCCCGTGGTGTGCGGGGCCGGTTCGGGCGCGGCGGGTGACAGCGGCAGACTCGTCGCCACCTCGAAGCCGCCTCCGGGGCGGGGCCCGGCGTGGAACTCGCCGCCGACGGTGTGGGCCCGTTCGCGCATGCCCATGATGCCGAAGCCCCGGCCCGGCGCGGCCGCGGGAACCTTCGAGGTGCCGGGCGGCTCACCATTGGTGACGGTGATCCGCAGGCGGGACTCCTTGTAGGCGAGACGCACGTGTGCCGAACCGGCGGTGGCGTGCTTGGTGGCGTTGGTGAGCGCCTCCTGGACGATCCGGTACGCGGTCAGGTCCACGCCGGGGGTGAGCGGCCGGGGCTCACCGCTCGTCGTGACCGTGACGGTGAGCCCCGCCACCGCGCACGTGGAGACCAGTTCGGGCAGGCGGGCGAGACCGGGGGAGGGGTCGAGCGCCGCGGCTTTGGGGCCGCCGTCGTGGCGCAACAGCCCCAGCATGGACTTGAGTTCGCGCAGCGCGGAGGACGTGGTGCCGGTGAGCCCGGTGAGGATCTCCTTGGTCCGGGGCGGATCGGTGAGCGCGAAGTGGGCGGCCGTGCCGGCCTGGGCGTTGGCCAGGGCCAGGTGATGCGCCACCACGTCGTGCAGTTCGCGGGCGATGCGCATGCGCTCCTCGGTGACCCGCAGCCGGGCCTCCTCCTCCCGGGTCCGCTCTGCGTGTTCGGCGCGGGCCTGCACCGACGCCACGTAGGCGCGCCGCAGCCTGGTCATGCTGCCGGCGGCGAGCGGCAGCAGCAGCCAGAAACAGTAGCCGATGGAGCGGGGCACGGGGGAGGAGGCGAAGGAGGGATCGAACGCCGCCGAGGTGACCATCAGCGCCACCGCCGTGGTGACGGCGTAGAGGCGTGCGGTCCTGAGGCCGGTGCGCGTGGTCAGCCAGTACGTGGCCGCCATGACGGGGGCCAGCAACAGTGGGGTCAGCACGTACTCCAGTGCGGTGGCGATGACGATGCACACCGCGTTCACGACCGTGACCGTCCGCGGACGGCTCCGGTGCGCGAACAGGACGAGACACGCGACACCCATGACGATCAGCACGGTGGCGTCCCGCTCGGGTGGAGCGGCGCCGGGTCTGGTGAGCCCGGTGCCCACGATCGCGCAGGCCATGAGGACCAGCACCAGCACCGTGTCGACGATGCGCGGATGACGGTCGGCGTAGCGCTCGAGGCGGTCGGCGTAGGGCTCCGGGCTGCTGCTCATTCTTCTCCGGTCGGTTCCGCGGATCACGGCGCGCCGTCCGCCGCGGCGGGGGCCGCGGCGGACGGATGGTGAAGGGGGTCAGGTGGTGAGGGGGGCGGGTGCAGAGTGGTGAGGGGGCCGATGAGTGGTGCGGGGCGGGCTGGCGGTGCGGGTCAGGTGCGGGACGTTTCCCGTTCCGCCGCCGTCGTTCCGGACGCTTTCCGTTCCCCCGTCGCCGTTCCGGCCGGTCGGGGGTCCGCCCCGGCGGGCAGCCGGTCCAGTGCCTCGCCCTCCACGTCGACGCGGGGCAGCATCCGGTCCAGCCGGCCCGGCAGCCACCAGGCCCGGCGGCCGAGGAGCGCGAGGGCGGCGGGCACGATCGCCATCCGTACCACGAAGGCGTCGAACAGGACGGCCGAGGCGAGCCCGAACCCGATCATCTTGATCATGGAGTCGTCCTCGCTGACGAATCCGGCGAACACCGCGACCATGATCAGTGCGGCGGCGACGACGACCCGGGCGCTGTGCCGGAACCCGTCGATGACCGCCTGGCCGGGCGTCGCGCCGTGGACGTACGCCTCGCGCATCCGCGAGACGAGGAAGACCTCGTAGTCCATGGCCAGGCCGAAGACGATGCCGACGAGGAAGATCGGCATCAGGCTCATGACCGGACCGGTGTGCTCCGCGCCCAGCAGTTCGGCGCCGTGGCCCTGCTGGAAGACGAGGACGACCGAGCCCAGGGAGGCCAGCACCGACAACAGGTAGCCGAGGGCCGCCTTCAGCGGAACGAGCAGGGACCGGAAGACCACCAGCAGCAGGACGACAGCGAGACCCACGACGACGAGCAGATAGGGGACCAGGGCGGACCGCACCTTCCCGGCGATGTCGATGTCGACGGCGGTGGTGCCGGTGACGGCGAACGTCACGCCGGTCCCGGACCGGATCGCCGGCCGTGCGTCGCGGAGGGACGTGACCAGGGCCTTGGTCCTTTCGTCGGTCGGCGCCGTGGACGGTACCGCCTGGAAGACGGCTGTGTCGCCCGCATGGTTGAAGCGGGCCGGGGAGACGGAGACGATGCCCTCGGTGTCGCCGATCCGCCGTGCGACCGTCTCGACGGCGTCCTTCGCGCCGGCGCTGCCCCGGGCGTCCACGACGATGCTCAACGGCCCGTTGAAGCCCGGCCCGAAGGCGTCGGCCAGGGCATCGTATGCCCGGCGCTCGGTGGTCGAGGTCGGCTTGGCCTCGTCGCCGGGGTTGCCGAGCCGCAGCCCCGTCACGGGCAGCGCGAGAGCCCCGAGGGCCACCACGCCCAGCAGCAGCACGGGCAGCGGACGGCGCAGCACGAAACGCGCCCAGCGGGTGCCCCAGCTGTCCGGAGTGCTCCGGTCCTCGGCCGCTTCGGCGGGACTGCTGTGCTCCGCGGTCGCTTCGGCCGGGGCGTTCCGTTCCTCGGCCGCTCCGCCCCTGCGGGCCCGCCGGGTGAGCACGGCGTGCGGCCGGAAGCCGAGCAGCGCCGGGACCAGGGTGAGCGCGACCAGTACGGCGACGGTGACCGCGCCGGACGCGGCCAGGCCCATCTTGGTCAGCCCCGGGATCCCCACCACCCACAGTCCCGCCAGCGCGATGACCACCGTCAGCCCGGCGAACACCACCGCCGAGCCGGCCGTGCCGACCGCGAGACCGACCGCCTCCTGGGGCGCGTGGCCCCGGGCGCGCTCCTCGCGGTAGCGGGAGACGACGAACAGGGCGTAGTCGATGCCGACCGCGAGGCCCAGCATCATCGCCAGGATGCTCGTCGTCGCCGACAGGTCCAGTGCGTGGGCCAGCGCCAGGATGGACGCCAGGCTGATCCCGACGCCGATCAGGGCGGTCAGCAGCGGCAGCCCGGCCGCGGCGAGGGAACCGAAGGTGACGAGCAGGACCAGGGCGGCCACCGCGACGCCGATCAGTTCGGCCACGCCGCCCGGCCTGCTGCCCTCGCTCAGGGCCTTCCCGCCCACCTCGACGGTCAGCCCGCCGCCCCGGGCGTCATGGACGGCGTCCTTCAGCCGGTCTTTGGTGGCGTCGGTGAGGTCCTTGGGGCCGGCCTCGTAGGTGACGGTCGCGTACGCCGTCCGGCCGTCCTTGCTCAGCGTCCTCGCGCGGAACGGGTCGGACGCGCTCACGACCTGCGGGCCGTCGGCCAGGGAGGTCACGGTCCGCTCGATCGTCCGCCTGTTAACGGGATCGTCGATCCGCTCCCCGTCCGGTGCGACGAACACGACTCGGGCGCTCGCCCCGTCGGCGGTGGTTCCGGGGAAGCGCTGTTCCATCAGGTCGAACGCCTTCTGCGACTCGATGCCGGGCATGGAGAAGGGCTTGTCCGACGCCTTCGGAGCGCTCGCCGCCCCCCATCCGGCGAGGGCCAGTACGGCCGCCCAGACCAGGACGACGTACCAACGGTGCCGGAAGGCGATACGGCCCACTCGGTGAAGGAAAATGGCCACGGCAGGAGCTCTCCCCGTCTGGTGCTGGTGGTGGGCCCAGCCTCCCGGGACGCGCACCGCCGTGTCGTCGTACGCACGTCGGCAGTCGGCGCTACTGAGTCCGTAGTACGGAAGTACGGACCCGGTGCATCCCCTGTACGCCCCGGCCGTTCTGGTATACCTTCGCGTCGCCCGTGTCGTATGAAACGTTTCAAAACCTGTTGCTCCGTGAGGTGAGTCGCGATGCCCGAGAACCGCACGCACGACCAAGGACCCCGACGGCGCACGGTCGTCACCGCCGGCGCCCTCGCCCTGACCGCTCTCGCCGCGGCCCGCCCCGCGCAGGCCGCCGCCGAGACCGGACCGGCGACCGGATCGGCGACGGGGGCGGCCGGAACCGCCGGGACCCGCCCCCCGGTCCACGGTGTCACCCCCCGTCGCGGCGACTGGCACCGCTACGTCCAGGCCCCCGCCTCCACCACCGTCCGCCCCGTGCGCATCACGGAGTCCACCGGTGACGTGAACGACCCCGAGGCCCTGCTGCGCCCCGGCGGCGGCAGAACCGTGCTGCGCCGCCCGCAGCCCGAGCCGGCGCCCCGCTGGCCCGAGGGCACCACCGCCGAGGCCTCCTCCGCGCACGCCCCCAACAGCGGCAACGACGGCAACCCCCGCACCTACGACGCCGCCAACGCGATCGACGGCGACCCGGACACCTTCTGGAACGACGACACCGAAAGAGGCTTCCCCGACGTCCTGACCCTCACCACGCCGGCCCCGCTCGAACTGTCCGGCATCACCGTCGTCTCCAACGGCGACGGCGTGCCCACCGCGTTCACCGTCGAGGCGGGCACCTCCGGCGGCGGCTGGGACACCGTCGCCACCGTCGCCGACAACGATGTCGTCCAGCGTGCCGTCCCCTTCTCCCGCAAGGTCACCACCGACCGGCTGCGCCTCACCGTCACGGCCGCCCAGGACACCGGCAAGGGCGTGTTCACCCGCGTGAACGAGCTGTGGCCCGAGGCGATCGAACCCGTCGTCGCGCCCAGCGTCACCGTCGACTTCGGCAAGGTGGTCGTCGGGTACCCCGACATCCGGTTCACCGGCGCCTCCGCCAACTCGCCCGGAGTGCGGCTCGCGTTCTCCGAGACGCGGCAATTCCTCACGGAGCGCTCCGACTTCACCCGCTCCGACCAGGCCGGCGGCACCGGCCGGGGCACCGACCAGTTCGCCGTGCCCGCCGCCGGCGCCCACTGGAAGGACACCAAGGGATTCCAGCACGACGGCAAGGTCTTCGCCGACGGACTGCACGGCTTCCGCTACCTGCGCATCACCCTGGACGCCCTCGCCTCGGACGCACCGGTGGCCCAGCCCTGGGGCAGGGTCGACATCGACTCCGTCAGCCTCGACTTCACCGGATACCTGGGCACCCCGAGCACCTACCGCGGCTGGTTCCTCTGCTCCGACGACGACTTGAATCGTTTCTGGTACGGCGCCTCGTACACCAACGAACTCGTCACCGACACCTTCCGCCGGGACGACGTCGACCCCAGGAACGCCTGGAGCGACACCCTGGAGGGCGAACTCGTCCTGCACGACGGGGCCAAGCGCGACCGGGACCCGTACGTCGGCGACCTCGCCGTCTCCGCGCGCACGCTGTACCTGACGCACGACGACACCGCGGCCGCCGCCCGCAACGTCCTGGCCGACCTCGCCGACCACCAGCGCTCCGACGGCTGGATCCCCCCGGCCTCCATCAGCGGCTACACCCTCCCGCTCTTCGACTATCCGATGTGGTGGGTCACCTGCGGCTGGGACTACGTCCTCTACACCGGCGACCGCGCCTACGCCTCCCGCACCTACCCGAACCTGGTGAAGGTGCTCGACACCTGGTACCCGAGCGTCACCGACGACGCCGGGCTGCTCAGCAAGGGCCTCAACGGCACCGGCGGCTACGGCGACTACGCCTTCCTCGGCCGCACCGGAAGGGTCACCTACTACAACGTCCTGTACGTCCAGGCCCTGAACGACGCCGCCCGACTGGCCGACTGGCTCGGACACGCCTTTGACGCCGACCGCTGGCGCGAGCGGGCGGCCGCCGTCGCCGAGGCGGTCAACGCACACCTGTGGGACGAGTCCGCCGGCGCCTACCTCGACTCCGGGACCGGCGCCGTCCGCCACGCCCAGGACGGCAACGCCCTGGCCGTGATCGCCGGAGTCGCCGACGCCGACCGGGCCGCCGCCGCGCTCGCCCACCTCGACGCCACGACACGGCGGCCGTACGGCAACGCGTTCATGGACAACGACACCCTGTTCGCCGACGCCTCCCAGCGGGTGTACGCGTTCACGTCCTACCCCGAGATCGTCGCCCGCTTCCTGAGCGGCCGGGCGGACTCCGCACTGGACCAGATCCGGCGCACCTACGGGTGGATGGACCGCAACGACCCCGGCATCACGAACTGGGAGGGGATCGGACCGGGCGGCTCCCTGTACGAGGGGGCGTACACCAGCATGGCCCACGGCTGGTCCACCGGGGTACTGCCCGCGCTCACCCACCAGTTGCTCGGGGCGCGACCGCTGTCGCCGGGCTACGCGACCTGGGAGGTACGGCCGCATCCGGCGGACGTGACATGGGCGCAGGGCGAACTGCCCACGCCGCACGGGGGACTGGGAGTGGAGTGGACACACGCGGACGGCGAGTTCTCGCTGACGGTGCGGGTGCCCGGCGGAACGCGGGGGAGCGTGGCACTTCCGACCGGCGGACGGGACGTCACGGTGCGCAGCGGAGGACGCGTGGTGTGGGACGGGAAGCGGGGGCGGGTGAGCGGGATCTCGGCCGACGACGGACGGGTGACCGTCTCGGGCGTGCGGCCCGGGCACCACACGTTCGTGGTGTCACCCCGGCGGGGGTGAGAGCGCCGCATGGGGTGACAGGGCACGGCTCCTGCGGGTGGCGTGCCGCCCCCGGACGGAGGCGACCGGGGGGCCGGAGCCGTGGCCCCGCCGGTGGCGCCTTTGCCCAGCGGGCCGCGGGTGGCGCGTCGTGCTCAGCGGCCCGCGGGGAGCACCGCCAGCAGGGTGCCGACCGTCTCCGCCACGCCTTCCCGGGCCGGGGTCAGGTACTTCCTGGGGTCGGTCAGGGAGGGGGCGGCACCGAGGACGTCGCGCACCGCGCGGGTGAACGCCACGTTGAGAGCCGTACCTATGTTGATCTTCGCCATGCCGGACTCCACCGCCCTGCGCAGGTCCCCGTCGGGCACGCCCGAGGAACCGTGGAGCACCAGCGGGACCGGGACGGCCTCGCGCAGCCGGGCGATGAGCGCGTGGTCCAGCGCGGCGGTGCGCTCCGTCATCGCGTGGCTGCTGCCGACGGCGACGGCCAGCGCGTCGACGCCGGTGCGTGCGACGTAGTCGGCGGCCTCTGCGGGGTCGGTCCGCACCCCGGCGGCGTGGGCGCTCGCGGGAGCGTCCGGCTTGCCACCGACGTAGCCGAGTTCGGCCTCCAGCCACAGCCCGGCCTCGTGCGCCCACCGGGCGGCCTCGGCCGTGGCGGCGATGTTGCGGTCGTGGGGGAGAGCGCCCGCGTCGAACATCACCGAGGAGAAGCCGTTGTCCGCGGCCTGCCGCACCAGTTCCATGTCGGTGGCGTGGTCGAGGTGGAGCGCCAGCTCCACCTCGCTCGCCTCGGCGACGGCGGCGGTGGCACGGGCCAGCGGGGCGAGCCGGCCGCCGTGGTAGCGCACGGCGTTCTCGCTGATCTGGAGGATCACCGGCCGGCCAGCCGCCTGCGCGCCGTCCGAGATCGCCTCCGCGTGCTCCAGCGTGATGACGTTGAAGGCGGGGACGCAGCCGCGAACGGCGGCGGCCCGGGCGACCAGTTCTCCGGTGGGGACCAGGGGCATGTCGGGTTCCTCTTGGGGCGCGAAGGCGGGACGGACGAGACGAAGGAAAGGATGGGGGGGGAAGGGCAGGACAAGGGGAAGGGCAGGACTGGCGGGACGGGGCGAGTGGTGGGGCGACGGCGCGGTCGAGGGAACCCGGGAGGGCCCCTCGGCCGTCTGGCCCTAGCCGACCTTCTCCGTCGTGGCCCCGGGGGCCAGGGTGTCCTCCCCGCGCTTCTCGTCGGTGTAGACCATGAGCGTCGACCCGGCGAGGGCGAGGACGATGCCGATGGTGCCCCAGACGGTGGGCAGTGTCTGGTAGATGATCAGGGACAGCACGATCGTCAGGACCGGCGCCAGCGCGTTGGTGATGGGTGCCACCACGCTGGCCTTGCCCCGGCTGAGCGCCATGACGAGGAACAGCGCGCCCACCGCGTTGAGGACCTGGGTCCCCGCCGTGATCGCCGGGGCCTGCCACGGTGCCGAGGGCAGGTCGCCCATCATCAGGTAGGCCACCGGGACCAGCGCGAGACCGCTGATCGTCATCCAGCCGAACGTCGTGGCGTCGTTGACGCCCACCAGCGCGGCCTTGCGCATGAAGAACGCCTGGGCGCCCCATGCCACGCAGATGATGACGGCGAGCACCATCCACGAGCCGGTGTCGACGTCGCCGCCGGCCCCGGAGGGAATGCTGAGCAGCACGATCGCGACCGCCGCGGCGATCACACCGACCACGGCGAGCCGGGCTATGCGTTCGCGCAGCAGCGCCACGGCCATCAGGACGGTGATGACGGGGGAGAGCGACACCACCGGGAAGATCAGATAGGCGGGGCCGTCCGCCAGCGCCTGGAAGAGCAGCAACTGGCCGCCGGCGCCGGTGAGTCCGGCCAGCAGACCGTACAGGGCGGCCATCGGACGGCGGTCGAAGCGCTCACGCCGCAGTGCGACGGCCGCGGGGACGAGCATCGTGAACGCCCAGATGATGTAGATCATCTCGTCCGGGTAGTCGTACCGCTCGACGGGCTGGCTGGAGGTCGCGCCCCAGACGCCCCAGAACAGCACAAGGAGTCCGGCGTAGACGATCCAGCTCCGGCTGGATCGGCCGGAGGCGCCGGACGCGCCGGCCAGGTCAGAAGACGTCATTTCTGTCCTCCAAGGGGTGAGGGTCCGCGCCGTCGCGGAGAGCGGTGAGTGCTGCGGCGTCCAGCGGGGTTCCGGCCCGCTTCGCCGCGTAGAGCGCGGCCCCGATGGCCGGGGGGAACAAGGGGGTGCGCAGGTCGTACGTCCCGTCGCCGTCGCGCAGTCGCGCGGTGAAAGCGTCCCGGACGGCGGCGGAGCCGAAGACTCCGCCGGAGTAGGAGACGGGGACCGTCTCGTCGGCGGTGAAGCCCAGCCGGCGCCGCGCGGTGTCGACGAGCGTGGCCAGCTCCCGGCCCGCCTCGGTCAGGATGCCGGCGGCCGCCTCGTCGCCGAGCTCGGCGGCCCGGGAGACACTGCGGCTCAGGCCGGCGATGTCACTGCGCCGTCCGTGCCAGCGGTTGAGGACCACGTCGATGATTTCGAGGTCGTCGACGAGTTCCAGGTGGTGGCGGAGGGCGTCGGCGAGGGGCCCCTCCGGGAGCCGTCCGTCGCTCATCCTGGTGAAGGCGTTGAGGCCCTGGACGGCGATCCAGTAGGCGGAGCCCTCGTCGCTGAACATCTCGCTCCAGCCGCCGACGCGGACGCCGGAGCCGTTCCGCTCGCCGTACACCATGGAGCCGGTGCCGCTGATGACGTTGATGCCGTCGACGGCGCCCAGGGAGCCCGCCCACCCGCAGATCATGTCGTTGTCGCACGCGTAGCGGTCGTTGCCCA carries:
- a CDS encoding alpha-L-rhamnosidase C-terminal domain-containing protein — its product is MPENRTHDQGPRRRTVVTAGALALTALAAARPAQAAAETGPATGSATGAAGTAGTRPPVHGVTPRRGDWHRYVQAPASTTVRPVRITESTGDVNDPEALLRPGGGRTVLRRPQPEPAPRWPEGTTAEASSAHAPNSGNDGNPRTYDAANAIDGDPDTFWNDDTERGFPDVLTLTTPAPLELSGITVVSNGDGVPTAFTVEAGTSGGGWDTVATVADNDVVQRAVPFSRKVTTDRLRLTVTAAQDTGKGVFTRVNELWPEAIEPVVAPSVTVDFGKVVVGYPDIRFTGASANSPGVRLAFSETRQFLTERSDFTRSDQAGGTGRGTDQFAVPAAGAHWKDTKGFQHDGKVFADGLHGFRYLRITLDALASDAPVAQPWGRVDIDSVSLDFTGYLGTPSTYRGWFLCSDDDLNRFWYGASYTNELVTDTFRRDDVDPRNAWSDTLEGELVLHDGAKRDRDPYVGDLAVSARTLYLTHDDTAAAARNVLADLADHQRSDGWIPPASISGYTLPLFDYPMWWVTCGWDYVLYTGDRAYASRTYPNLVKVLDTWYPSVTDDAGLLSKGLNGTGGYGDYAFLGRTGRVTYYNVLYVQALNDAARLADWLGHAFDADRWRERAAAVAEAVNAHLWDESAGAYLDSGTGAVRHAQDGNALAVIAGVADADRAAAALAHLDATTRRPYGNAFMDNDTLFADASQRVYAFTSYPEIVARFLSGRADSALDQIRRTYGWMDRNDPGITNWEGIGPGGSLYEGAYTSMAHGWSTGVLPALTHQLLGARPLSPGYATWEVRPHPADVTWAQGELPTPHGGLGVEWTHADGEFSLTVRVPGGTRGSVALPTGGRDVTVRSGGRVVWDGKRGRVSGISADDGRVTVSGVRPGHHTFVVSPRRG
- a CDS encoding class II fructose-bisphosphate aldolase; this translates as MPLVPTGELVARAAAVRGCVPAFNVITLEHAEAISDGAQAAGRPVILQISENAVRYHGGRLAPLARATAAVAEASEVELALHLDHATDMELVRQAADNGFSSVMFDAGALPHDRNIAATAEAARWAHEAGLWLEAELGYVGGKPDAPASAHAAGVRTDPAEAADYVARTGVDALAVAVGSSHAMTERTAALDHALIARLREAVPVPLVLHGSSGVPDGDLRRAVESGMAKINIGTALNVAFTRAVRDVLGAAPSLTDPRKYLTPAREGVAETVGTLLAVLPAGR
- a CDS encoding DMT family transporter; translated protein: MTSSDLAGASGASGRSSRSWIVYAGLLVLFWGVWGATSSQPVERYDYPDEMIYIIWAFTMLVPAAVALRRERFDRRPMAALYGLLAGLTGAGGQLLLFQALADGPAYLIFPVVSLSPVITVLMAVALLRERIARLAVVGVIAAAVAIVLLSIPSGAGGDVDTGSWMVLAVIICVAWGAQAFFMRKAALVGVNDATTFGWMTISGLALVPVAYLMMGDLPSAPWQAPAITAGTQVLNAVGALFLVMALSRGKASVVAPITNALAPVLTIVLSLIIYQTLPTVWGTIGIVLALAGSTLMVYTDEKRGEDTLAPGATTEKVG
- a CDS encoding N-acetylglucosamine kinase, translating into MFLGVDGGGTKTAFCLVDSTGAVRAEALGDGAYYFAENGTGGVDHVVRVLEKGIAAVCDKAGITTDGIAYAFLGLPGYGEAPRDLPALDAAPGKVLGNDRYACDNDMICGWAGSLGAVDGINVISGTGSMVYGERNGSGVRVGGWSEMFSDEGSAYWIAVQGLNAFTRMSDGRLPEGPLADALRHHLELVDDLEIIDVVLNRWHGRRSDIAGLSRSVSRAAELGDEAAAGILTEAGRELATLVDTARRRLGFTADETVPVSYSGGVFGSAAVRDAFTARLRDGDGTYDLRTPLFPPAIGAALYAAKRAGTPLDAAALTALRDGADPHPLEDRNDVF